Proteins encoded by one window of Arabidopsis thaliana chromosome 2, partial sequence:
- a CDS encoding Plant invertase/pectin methylesterase inhibitor superfamily protein (Plant invertase/pectin methylesterase inhibitor superfamily protein; FUNCTIONS IN: enzyme inhibitor activity, pectinesterase activity; INVOLVED IN: biological_process unknown; LOCATED IN: cellular_component unknown; CONTAINS InterPro DOMAIN/s: Pectinesterase inhibitor (InterPro:IPR006501); BEST Arabidopsis thaliana protein match is: Plant invertase/pectin methylesterase inhibitor superfamily protein (TAIR:AT2G31425.1); Has 30201 Blast hits to 17322 proteins in 780 species: Archae - 12; Bacteria - 1396; Metazoa - 17338; Fungi - 3422; Plants - 5037; Viruses - 0; Other Eukaryotes - 2996 (source: NCBI BLink).) has protein sequence MPTKDVYSLCKESSEVDFCMKNIGSDKRIVAARDFYDIFLIAVSRTQIIVDTGLLVISGEDTRKNYNEPFEKNWVAVCEEKYKIAVNSFQKARVVGEKKSKSLTDRMEMSQLTEAGFEAVLDCQDEWTKILEHEQACPFSYWYHKVRKLVKITRVIVKRLNA, from the exons ATGCCAACCAAAGACGTATACAGTCTTTGCAAGGAGTCGTCTGAAGTAGATTTCTGCATGAAAAACATTGGGTCGGACAAACGTATAGTAGCCGCACGCGACTTCTATGACATATTTTTAATCGCG GTATCAAGGACCCAAATTATAGTTGACACTGGACTCTTGGTTATCAGCGGTGAAGATACCCGTAAAAACTATAATGAACCATTTGAGAAGAATTGGGTCGCTGTATGCGAGGAAAAATACAAGATCGCGGTTAATAGTTTTCAGAAGGCTCGAGTAGTTGGAGagaaaaagtcaaagtcaTTAACGGACCGTATGGAAATGTCCCAACTCACTGAAGCTGGCTTTGAGGCTGTGCTCGATTGTCAAGACGAATGGACAAAGATTCTAGAACATGAACAAGCGTGTCCTTTTTCTTACTGGTACCATAAAGTTCGAAAACTAGTTAAAATTACTCGTGTTATTGTCAAAAGGCTTAACGCCTAG
- a CDS encoding gamma-secretase subunit APH1-like protein (INVOLVED IN: positive regulation of catalytic activity, protein processing; LOCATED IN: integral to membrane; EXPRESSED IN: 24 plant structures; EXPRESSED DURING: 15 growth stages; CONTAINS InterPro DOMAIN/s: Aph-1 (InterPro:IPR009294); Has 268 Blast hits to 262 proteins in 79 species: Archae - 0; Bacteria - 0; Metazoa - 212; Fungi - 0; Plants - 34; Viruses - 0; Other Eukaryotes - 22 (source: NCBI BLink).) yields MTVAAGIGYALVALGPSLSLFVSVISRKPFLILTVLSSTLLWLVSLIILSGLWRPFLPLKANVWWPYALLVITSVCFQEGLRFLFWKVYKRLEDVLDSFADRISRPRLFLTDKLQIALAGGLGHGVAHAVFFCLSLLTPAFGPATFYVERCSKVPFFLISAIIALAFVTIHTFSMVIAFEGYAKGNKVDQIIVPVIHLTAGMLTLVNFASEGCVIGVPLLYLVASLTLVHCGKMVWQRLLESRNQSSASR; encoded by the exons ATGACGGTCGCGGCGGGTATCGGCTACGCGCTGGTGGCTTTAGGACCGTCTCTTTCACTTTTCGTCTCCGTCATCTCCAGAAAGCCCTTTCTCATCCTCACTGTTCTCTCCag TACGTTGCTGTGGCTTGTGAGTCTGATCATCTTGTCGGGATTATGGAGAccatttcttcctctcaaaGCCAATGTGTGGTGGCCTTATGCTTTACTTGTTATCACCTCTGTTTGTTTCCAGGAAGGCCTTCGCTTTCTCTTCTGGAAGGTTTACAA GAGGCTTGAGGATGTCTTGGATTCCTTTGCGGATCGTATCTCAAGGCCCCGCCTGTTTCTCACTGATAAGCTGCAGATTGCTCTAG CTGGTGGTTTAGGTCATGGTGTGGCGCATGCtgtattcttttgtttgagcCTCTTAACTCCAGCGTTTGGTCCAGCCACATTCTATGTCGAAAGATGTTCGAAGGTGCcattttttctcatctctg CAATCATTGCTCTTGCATTTGTTACGATCCACACATTCTCGATGGTCATTGCTTTCGAAGGGTATGCAAAAGGGAACAAAGTAGATCAAATAATAGTTCCAGTCATACACCTTACTGCTGGAATGTTG ACATTGGTGAATTTTGCATCGGAAGGTTGTGTGATCGGGGTTCCTCTTCTTTACCTTGTGGCATCTTTGACTCTTGTGCATTGTGGAAAAATGGTTTGGCAAAGGTTGTTGGAAAGCCGGAACCAAAGCAGCGCCTCACGGTAA
- the ATNTH1 gene encoding DNA glycosylase superfamily protein (ATNTH1; CONTAINS InterPro DOMAIN/s: Helix-hairpin-helix motif (InterPro:IPR000445), Helix-hairpin-helix DNA-binding motif, class 1 (InterPro:IPR003583), Endonuclease III, iron-sulphur binding site (InterPro:IPR004035), DNA glycosylase (InterPro:IPR011257), Endonuclease III-like, iron-sulphur cluster loop motif (InterPro:IPR003651), Endonuclease III, conserved site-2 (InterPro:IPR004036), HhH-GPD domain (InterPro:IPR003265); BEST Arabidopsis thaliana protein match is: endonuclease III 2 (TAIR:AT1G05900.2); Has 14067 Blast hits to 14061 proteins in 2669 species: Archae - 367; Bacteria - 9308; Metazoa - 224; Fungi - 193; Plants - 158; Viruses - 0; Other Eukaryotes - 3817 (source: NCBI BLink).), whose amino-acid sequence MILLVNGGAATSIHPNAARFYRIGTMSRQIHGAVSSSKHISLKTQHPLSDSNSELAYGASGSETRVYTRKKRLKQEPFEPLEKYSGKGVNTHKLCGLPDIEDFAYKKTIGSPSSSRSTETSITVTSVKTAGYPPENWVEVLEGIRQMRSSEDAPVDSMGCDKAGSFLPPTERRFAVLLGALLSSQTKDQVNNAAIHRLHQNGLLTPEAVDKADESTIKELIYPVGFYTRKATYMKKIARICLVKYDGDIPSSLDDLLSLPGIGPKMAHLILHIAWNDVQGICVDTHVHRICNRLGWVSRPGTKQKTTSPEETRVALQQWLPKEEWVAINPLLVGFGQMICTPIRPRCEACSVSKLCPAAFKETSSPSSKLKKSNRSKEP is encoded by the exons ATGATTCTTCTGGTTAACGGAGGAGCCGCTACTTCAATCCATCCCAACGCCGCTCGATTTTATCGAATTGGGACCATGAGTCGCCAAATTCACGGAGCTGTATCTTCTTCTAAGCACATCTCCTTAAAAACCCAACACCCCCTCTCAGATTCCAACTCAg AACTAGCCTATGGAGCTTCTGGGTCGGAGACTCGAGTGTATACCCGGAAAAAAAGGCTAAAGCAGGAACCTTTTGAGCCTCTGGAGAAATATTCCGGCAAAGGAGTCAATACCCACAAA CTGTGTGGTTTACCCGATATAGAAGATTTTGCTTACAAAAAGACTATTGGATCTCCTTCATCTA GCAGGTCAACGGAAACTAGCATCACTGTGACTTCAGTCAAAACAGCAG GATATCCGCCTGAAAACTGGGTCGAAGTGCTCGAGGGTATTCGTCAAATGAGATCTTCTGAAGATGCACCAGTTGATTCTATGGGATGTGATAAAGCCGGAAGCTTTCTACCTCCCACG GAAAGAAGATTTGCTGTCTTGCTAGGAGCACTTCTTTCAAGTCAGACAAAAGATCAAGTTAATAACG CGGCAATACATCGTCTTCATCAAAACGGCCTTCTTACTCCCGAAGCGGTTGACAAAGCTGATGAATCAACCATAAAAGAATTGATCTATCCG GTTGGATTTTATACAAGGAAGGCTACCTATATGAAGAAAATAGCTAGAATTTGTCTAGTGAAATATGACGGAGACATTCCAAGCTCTTTGGACGACCTGCTGTCTCTTCCAGGGATTGGTCCCAAGATGGCCCATCTG ATTCTGCATATAGCATGGAATGATGTCCAAGGCATATGTGTAGACACACATGTGCATCGCATTTGCAATCGACTTGGTTGGGTGTCTCGTCCAGGAACCAAACAG AAAACTACATCTCCAGAGGAAACAAGAGTAGCTTTGCAACAATGGCTTCCAAAGGAAGAATGGGTTGCCATTAACCCGCTTTTG GTGGGGTTTGGACAAATGATTTGCACACCAATAAGACCACGCTGCGAAGCCTGCAGTGTCAGTAAGCTTTGTCCTGCTGCATTCAAAGAAACATCAAGCCCATCTTCCAAGTTGAAGAAATCTAACCGAAGCAAAGAACCATGA
- the ATNTH1 gene encoding DNA glycosylase superfamily protein (ATNTH1; CONTAINS InterPro DOMAIN/s: Helix-hairpin-helix motif (InterPro:IPR000445), Helix-hairpin-helix DNA-binding motif, class 1 (InterPro:IPR003583), Endonuclease III, iron-sulphur binding site (InterPro:IPR004035), DNA glycosylase (InterPro:IPR011257), Endonuclease III-like, iron-sulphur cluster loop motif (InterPro:IPR003651), Endonuclease III, conserved site-2 (InterPro:IPR004036), HhH-GPD domain (InterPro:IPR003265); BEST Arabidopsis thaliana protein match is: endonuclease III 2 (TAIR:AT1G05900.2); Has 14133 Blast hits to 14127 proteins in 2683 species: Archae - 365; Bacteria - 9377; Metazoa - 224; Fungi - 192; Plants - 158; Viruses - 0; Other Eukaryotes - 3817 (source: NCBI BLink).) has product MILLVNGGAATSIHPNAARFYRIGTMSRQIHGAVSSSKHISLKTQHPLSDSNSAYGASGSETRVYTRKKRLKQEPFEPLEKYSGKGVNTHKLCGLPDIEDFAYKKTIGSPSSSRSTETSITVTSVKTAGYPPENWVEVLEGIRQMRSSEDAPVDSMGCDKAGSFLPPTERRFAVLLGALLSSQTKDQVNNAAIHRLHQNGLLTPEAVDKADESTIKELIYPVGFYTRKATYMKKIARICLVKYDGDIPSSLDDLLSLPGIGPKMAHLILHIAWNDVQGICVDTHVHRICNRLGWVSRPGTKQKTTSPEETRVALQQWLPKEEWVAINPLLVGFGQMICTPIRPRCEACSVSKLCPAAFKETSSPSSKLKKSNRSKEP; this is encoded by the exons ATGATTCTTCTGGTTAACGGAGGAGCCGCTACTTCAATCCATCCCAACGCCGCTCGATTTTATCGAATTGGGACCATGAGTCGCCAAATTCACGGAGCTGTATCTTCTTCTAAGCACATCTCCTTAAAAACCCAACACCCCCTCTCAGATTCCAACTCAg CCTATGGAGCTTCTGGGTCGGAGACTCGAGTGTATACCCGGAAAAAAAGGCTAAAGCAGGAACCTTTTGAGCCTCTGGAGAAATATTCCGGCAAAGGAGTCAATACCCACAAA CTGTGTGGTTTACCCGATATAGAAGATTTTGCTTACAAAAAGACTATTGGATCTCCTTCATCTA GCAGGTCAACGGAAACTAGCATCACTGTGACTTCAGTCAAAACAGCAG GATATCCGCCTGAAAACTGGGTCGAAGTGCTCGAGGGTATTCGTCAAATGAGATCTTCTGAAGATGCACCAGTTGATTCTATGGGATGTGATAAAGCCGGAAGCTTTCTACCTCCCACG GAAAGAAGATTTGCTGTCTTGCTAGGAGCACTTCTTTCAAGTCAGACAAAAGATCAAGTTAATAACG CGGCAATACATCGTCTTCATCAAAACGGCCTTCTTACTCCCGAAGCGGTTGACAAAGCTGATGAATCAACCATAAAAGAATTGATCTATCCG GTTGGATTTTATACAAGGAAGGCTACCTATATGAAGAAAATAGCTAGAATTTGTCTAGTGAAATATGACGGAGACATTCCAAGCTCTTTGGACGACCTGCTGTCTCTTCCAGGGATTGGTCCCAAGATGGCCCATCTG ATTCTGCATATAGCATGGAATGATGTCCAAGGCATATGTGTAGACACACATGTGCATCGCATTTGCAATCGACTTGGTTGGGTGTCTCGTCCAGGAACCAAACAG AAAACTACATCTCCAGAGGAAACAAGAGTAGCTTTGCAACAATGGCTTCCAAAGGAAGAATGGGTTGCCATTAACCCGCTTTTG GTGGGGTTTGGACAAATGATTTGCACACCAATAAGACCACGCTGCGAAGCCTGCAGTGTCAGTAAGCTTTGTCCTGCTGCATTCAAAGAAACATCAAGCCCATCTTCCAAGTTGAAGAAATCTAACCGAAGCAAAGAACCATGA
- a CDS encoding B3 domain protein, putative (DUF313) (Domain of unknown function (DUF313); CONTAINS InterPro DOMAIN/s: Protein of unknown function DUF313 (InterPro:IPR005508); BEST Arabidopsis thaliana protein match is: Domain of unknown function (DUF313) (TAIR:AT2G27410.1); Has 122 Blast hits to 122 proteins in 5 species: Archae - 0; Bacteria - 0; Metazoa - 0; Fungi - 0; Plants - 122; Viruses - 0; Other Eukaryotes - 0 (source: NCBI BLink).), with the protein MSDSAEMQQPELLLKSMNKLNGYHPQLIIPKKTLFKCDLDDKQSRLQVSSMHMENSGFLTEDEKRTIEAQKMKKRRTAGLRVAFIDPESQQYVLELHKWTKSYAFVKGWNKVVDKNDKTFKVGDVFSLWVFRCGGVNPVHDGVNLSGGHADSVVDGLEQGSLCFVLVPAKVSVHDGNLPQDSGHDGHNDNLPQDSVEPSSFFDESYELNHLFFDQEDSQGYLPDEDEDFGFNDDGSIRDSGHYQ; encoded by the coding sequence ATGTCAGATTCTGCAGAGATGCAACAGCCGGAGTTACTGCTGAAATCCATGAATAAATTGAATGGGTATCATCCACAACTAATCATTCCAAAGAAGACTCTCTTCAAGTGTGATCTCGATGACAAACAGTCACGACTCCAAGTTTCTTCCATGCATATGGAAAATTCAGGCTTCTTAACGGAAGATGAAAAACGAACCATAGAGGcacaaaagatgaagaaacgaCGGACGGCTGGTTTGAGAGTAGCTTTTATAGATCCTGAATCGCAACAGTACGTGCTTGAGTTACATAAGTGGACCAAGAGCTATGCCTTTGTTAAAGGTTGGAATAAGGTGGTTGATAAGAACGACAAAACGTTCAAGGTGGGCGACGTTTTCTCTCTCTGGGTTTTCCGTTGCGGAGGAGTGAACCCTGTTCACGACGGCGTCAATCTTTCGGGTGGCCACGCCGACTCTGTTGTTGACGGTTTGGAGCAAGGTagtctctgttttgttctggTTCCTGCAAAAGTTTCTGTTCACGACGGCAATCTTCCTCAAGATTCTGGTCACGACGGCCACAACGACAATCTTCCTCAAGATTCTGTTGAACCTAGCTCTTTTTTCGACGAGTCTTACGAGTTAAACCACCTGTTCTTTGATCAAGAAGACAGTCAAGGCTATCTTCCCGACGAAGATGAAGACTTTGGCTTCAACGATGATGGCTCGATTCGTGATTCCGGTCACTACCAGTGA
- the DOR gene encoding F-box and associated interaction domains-containing protein (DROUGHT TOLERANCE REPRESSOR (DOR); CONTAINS InterPro DOMAIN/s: F-box domain, cyclin-like (InterPro:IPR001810), F-box associated domain, type 3 (InterPro:IPR013187), F-box domain, Skp2-like (InterPro:IPR022364), F-box associated interaction domain (InterPro:IPR017451); BEST Arabidopsis thaliana protein match is: F-box and associated interaction domains-containing protein (TAIR:AT5G65850.1); Has 1551 Blast hits to 1464 proteins in 36 species: Archae - 0; Bacteria - 0; Metazoa - 0; Fungi - 0; Plants - 1551; Viruses - 0; Other Eukaryotes - 0 (source: NCBI BLink).), which yields MKSRRQNVSVARQTILGRDENFEPIPIDLVIEIFSRSPVKSIARCRCVSKLWASILRLPYFTELYLTKSCARPRLLFACQKHRELFFFSTPQPHNPNESSSPLAASFHMKIPFDGRFNIISPIGGLVFVRYEQILKGRKTPEFVSAICNPSTGQSLTLPKPKTRKRIWGTSHFGYDPIEKQFKVLSMNIGDGVYKEHYVLTLGTENLSWRRIECSIPHVHGSKGICINGVLYYRAKADMFSGTLMIVCFDVRFEKFSYIKILKPTTTLISYNGKLASLVWEGPSYICGKRFEMWVLGDPEKHEWLKHTYELRPRWQNVLGEDLLIFAGMTGTNEIVLSPKYPSHPFYVFYYNLERNTIRRVEIQGMGAFKVNEDYIFLDHVEDVKLI from the coding sequence ATGAAATCACGGCGACAGAATGTGTCCGTGGCTCGACAAACCATCCTTGGACGCGACGAAAACTTTGAACCAATCCCAATTGATCTCGTTATCGAGATATTCTCAAGGTCGCCTGTGAAGTCTATAGCAAGATGTCGTTGcgtatcaaagctttgggcCTCCATACTCCGCCTACCCTATTTCACGGAGTTGTACTTGACCAAATCTTGTGCTCGCCCGAGGCTCTTGTTCGCCTGCCAAAAACACAGAgagttgttcttcttctcgacACCTCAGCCTCATAATCCTAATGAGAGCTCGTCTCCTTTAGCTGCCAgttttcatatgaaaattCCCTTTGATGGTCGCTTTAATATTATCAGTCCTATCGGTGGCCTTGTCTTTGTTAGATATGAACAGATCTTAAAGGGAAGGAAAACTCCAGAATTTGTCTCGGCGATATGTAACCCTAGCACGGGACAATCCTTAACCTTACCAAAACCTAAGACAAGGAAGAGGATTTGGGGTACAAGCCATTTTGGGTATGATCCTATTGAGAAACAATTCAAGGTATTGTCAATGAATATAGGTGATGGGGTCTATAAAGAGCATTATGTTCTGACATTAGGAACTGAGAACCTCTCTTGGAGAAGGATCGAATGTTCTATACCCCATGTTCATGGTTCTAAAGGGATATGCATCAATGGTGTTTTGTATTATCGAGCAAAGGCTGACatgttttcaggtactttaATGATAGTTTGCTTTGATGTTAGGTTTGAGAAGTTCAGCTATATTAAAATCTTGAAACCTACAACAACTCTGATTAGCTACAACGGTAAATTGGCTTCACTAGTGTGGGAAGGGCCTAGTTATATTTGTGGAAAACGTTTTGAAATGTGGGTTTTAGGAGACCCCGAAAAACATGAATGGTTGAAGCATACTTACGAATTGCGTCCTCGGTGGCAGAATGTACTTGGAGAGGACTTGTTAATTTTTGCTGGAATGACTGGTACAAATGAAATTGTGTTGTCGCCAAAGTATCCATCTCACCCTTTCTATGTTTTCTACTACAATTTGGAGAGGAATACTATCAGAAGAGTTGAAATCCAAGGAATGGGAGCGTTTAAGGTTAATGAAGATTACATCTTTCTAGACCATGTAGAGGATGTGAAGCTTATATAA
- the DOR gene encoding F-box and associated interaction domains-containing protein: MKSRRQNVSVARQTILGRDENFEPIPIDLVIEIFSRSPVKSIARCRCVSKLWASILRLPYFTELYLTKSCARPRLLFACQKHRELFFFSTPQPHNPNESSSPLAASFHMKIPFDGRFNIISPIGGLVFVRYEQILKGRKTPEFVSAICNPSTGQSLTLPKPKTRKRIWGTSHFGYDPIEKQFKVLSMNIGDGVYKEHYVLTLGTENLSWRRIECSIPHVHGSKGICINGVLYYRAKADMFSECTWRGLVNFCWNDWYK; the protein is encoded by the exons ATGAAATCACGGCGACAGAATGTGTCCGTGGCTCGACAAACCATCCTTGGACGCGACGAAAACTTTGAACCAATCCCAATTGATCTCGTTATCGAGATATTCTCAAGGTCGCCTGTGAAGTCTATAGCAAGATGTCGTTGcgtatcaaagctttgggcCTCCATACTCCGCCTACCCTATTTCACGGAGTTGTACTTGACCAAATCTTGTGCTCGCCCGAGGCTCTTGTTCGCCTGCCAAAAACACAGAgagttgttcttcttctcgacACCTCAGCCTCATAATCCTAATGAGAGCTCGTCTCCTTTAGCTGCCAgttttcatatgaaaattCCCTTTGATGGTCGCTTTAATATTATCAGTCCTATCGGTGGCCTTGTCTTTGTTAGATATGAACAGATCTTAAAGGGAAGGAAAACTCCAGAATTTGTCTCGGCGATATGTAACCCTAGCACGGGACAATCCTTAACCTTACCAAAACCTAAGACAAGGAAGAGGATTTGGGGTACAAGCCATTTTGGGTATGATCCTATTGAGAAACAATTCAAGGTATTGTCAATGAATATAGGTGATGGGGTCTATAAAGAGCATTATGTTCTGACATTAGGAACTGAGAACCTCTCTTGGAGAAGGATCGAATGTTCTATACCCCATGTTCATGGTTCTAAAGGGATATGCATCAATGGTGTTTTGTATTATCGAGCAAAGGCTGACatgttttcag AATGTACTTGGAGAGGACTTGTTAATTTTTGCTGGAATGACTGGTACAAATGA
- a CDS encoding uncharacterized protein (unknown protein; BEST Arabidopsis thaliana protein match is: unknown protein (TAIR:AT1G05894.1); Has 35333 Blast hits to 34131 proteins in 2444 species: Archae - 798; Bacteria - 22429; Metazoa - 974; Fungi - 991; Plants - 531; Viruses - 0; Other Eukaryotes - 9610 (source: NCBI BLink).), with translation MASTGGGKDGSKGFVKRVTSTFSIRKKKNTTSDPKLLLPRSKSTGANYESMRLPQGKKALPDVVTTKDTKRTKSAGVSPQPRREKIDESGKQFMKVRCFDDSDSIWLSSDCASPTSLLEERRLSVSFHFSVDEKIVSWLSSVANSSLSLNQESTSSNKENHHQKSSKNTKTSLENVRKDGKVCNSSAGKARGTGSAKPSLPESNNKTCPQKQCEESSISNRFVTLEEKKVSFSVAKTEKSPSPDNSTATATSSLKKSAEIGVTKSKIVVEPLFWPFEQKFDWTPEDILKHFSMSPRRKKSLGSKIAGTSPRSMRAQLQTRKLDLKEGCKRKLMFNGPGSNSKPTRIPELNRTISNSSNNSSMKKTEISKNQQPIRNSVKRNKSLPSRLRKSSKISSKVVPIEAAEESGEIVKEQKTPKKLIMTRKSRTFLEDDFALMNDFSIEKAVGLCEFKGREGIDSDFNTDGFLFDDSL, from the coding sequence ATGGCTTCTACAGGTGGTGGGAAAGATGGATCTAAAGGTTTTGTGAAGAGGGTTACATCAACTTTCTCCattaggaaaaagaagaacacaacAAGTGATCCAAAACTACTTCTTCCTCGATCGAAATCAACCGGTGCTAACTATGAATCTATGAGGCTACCTCAGGGGAAAAAGGCTCTTCCAGATGTTGTTACAACAAAAGACACAAAGAGAACCAAATCTGCAGGTGTTTCGCCACAACCAAGACGTGAAAAGATTGATGAATCCGGTAAACAGTTTATGAAGGTGAGATGTTTTGATGACAGTGACTCCATTTGGTTATCTTCAGATTGTGCCTCTCCTACGTCTCTTTTAGAGGAACGTAGATTATCTGTCTCGTTTCATTTCTCAGTAGACGAAAAGATCGTCTCGTGGTTGTCCAGTGTGGCTAACTCTTCTCTGTCTTTAAATCAAGAATCCACCAGCtcaaacaaagagaatcatcatcaaaaaagttcaaagaacacaaaaacttCTTTAGAAAACGTTCGAAAAGATGGAAAAGTTTGCAACTCATCAGCTGGGAAAGCTCGTGGTACTGGTTCTGCAAAGCCGTCTTTACCAGAAAGCAACAACAAGACTTGTCCTCAGAAACAATGTGAAGAGTCATCTATTTCCAACAGATTTGTGACtcttgaagaaaagaaagttagCTTCTCAGtagcaaaaacagagaagtctCCTTCACCAGATAACTCAACTGCCACTGCGACATCATCATTAAAGAAGAGTGCAGAGATTGGGGTCACAAAGAGTAAGATTGTTGTGGAGCCACTTTTTTGGCCATTTGAGCAGAAGTTTGATTGGACACCAGAGGATATTTTAAAGCATTTTTCAATGTCTCCGAGGAGAAAGAAGTCGCTAGGATCCAAGATTGCAGGTACCTCTCCAAGATCAATGAGGGCACAACTCCAAACAAGAAAGCTAGATCTAAAAGAAGGGTGTAAGAGAAAGCTCATGTTCAACGGTCCTggatcaaattcaaaaccaacaagaaTCCCAGAACTAAACAGAACAATCAGCAATAGCAGCAACAATAGTAGCATGAAGAAAACCGAGATCAGCAAGAACCAACAACCTATAAGGAACAGtgtgaagagaaacaaaagtttacCGTCGAGGTTGAGAAAATCGAGCAAAATATCTTCAAAGGTGGTACCTATTGAAGCTGCGGAAGAGAGTGGAGAAATAGTTAAAGAGCAAAAAACACCTAAGAAGCTCATCATGACCCGCAAGTCCAGGACATTCTTAGAAGATGACTTTGCTTTAATGAATGATTTCTCTATAGAAAAGGCGGTCGGGCTTTGCGAGTTTAAGGGAAGAGAAGGCATAGATTCAGATTTCAACACTGATGGTTTCTTGTTCGACGATTCTctatga